Proteins found in one uncultured Desulfuromonas sp. genomic segment:
- the rpoC gene encoding DNA-directed RNA polymerase subunit beta': MEDIFSLFERPKDPLSFDTIRLSLSSPETIRERSFGEVKKPETINYRTFKPERDGLFCAKIFGPVKDYECNCGKYKRMKHRGIVCEKCGVEVIPSKVRRERLAHIDLACPVAHIWFLKSLPSRIGTLLDMTLKELEKVLYFEAYVVLDKGDSQLEVGQILTEDKYRELMDEFAGQFTASMGAEAVRELLAALDLEEIAEELRVEMRESSSEAKRKKVAKRLKVLNAFTRSGNRPEWMILETIPVLPPELRPLVPLDGGRFATSDLNDLYRRVINRNNRLKRLMELRAPEVIIRNEKRMLQEAVDALFDNGRRGRAITGPNKRPLKSLSDMLKGKGGRFRQNLLGKRVDYSGRSVIVVGPELKLHQCGLPKKMALELFKPFIYNKLEERGFCTTIKSAKKLVEKEKGEVWDVLEEVIKEHPVMLNRAPTLHRLGIQAFEPVLVEGKAIQLHPLVCTAFNADFDGDQMAVHLPLSIESQIEARVLMMSTNNILSPANGKPIIVPSQDMILGIYYMSRIRPFVQGSGKIFSSESEVRIAYDSGEVDLQAGVKVRMCRADGSDPELIETSVGRVLLREVVPRVIPFDYINKVMTKKQVAELVDASFRLAGNKETVILADRLKQTGYRFSTIAGISICLDNMVVPESKQDYIDAAVAEVTEIQNQYTEGLITDGERYNKVVDIWAKCTEDIASTMLGDLSVDRFESESGETVDASSFNAIHMMADSGARGSAQQIRQLAGMRGLMAKPSGEIIETPITANFREGLTVLQYFISTHGARKGLADTALKTANSGYLTRRLVDVAQDAIITEKDCGTIDGILVSSLTEGGEVIESLGDRILGRAALEDVCDPVTGDLIVAANQEIDETLVNKIEQAGIEKLYIRSVLTCKSRHGICATCYGRDLARGHMVNLGEAVGVIAAQSIGEPGTQLTMRTFHIGGTASRRAEQTSLEARFDGELQFSNLKTVVDREGHHVVMSRNGEIVIVDETGRERERHALVYGSRVMYDPGTKITAGALLAEWDPYTMPILTEVGGRVHFGDVISGVTMDEKVDDVTGLSRKVIIESKATDKRPRLTLKDEDGRSVKLPNGLAARYMLPVGANIIIPEDELVQAGDVLAKIPRETTKTKDITGGLPRVAELFEARKPKEFAVLTEIDGVVTFGKDSKGKRKVVVTPEVGEPIEYLIPKGKHINVHEGDNVLAGEPLMDGPRNPHDILRVLGEKELAKYLVDEVQEVYRLQGVAINDKHIETIVRQMLRRVRIIEVGDTDFLLDDQVSRVDFEIENDRIMEQDGQPAVGEPIMLGITKASLSTESFISAASFQETTKVLTQASIEGKVDHLRGLKENVIMGRLIPAGTGIVKYRSATLMTPEPEEEVVNVEEETTEDTVPVEEVSE, encoded by the coding sequence TTGGAAGATATTTTCAGCTTATTTGAGCGCCCCAAAGATCCGTTGAGTTTTGACACCATCCGTTTGTCGCTGTCTTCGCCGGAGACGATTCGCGAACGGTCCTTTGGTGAGGTGAAAAAGCCGGAGACGATCAATTACCGGACCTTTAAACCGGAACGCGATGGTTTGTTCTGCGCTAAGATTTTCGGCCCGGTCAAAGACTACGAGTGTAATTGCGGTAAATACAAGCGCATGAAGCACCGCGGCATTGTCTGTGAAAAGTGTGGTGTCGAAGTCATTCCGAGTAAGGTACGTCGTGAGCGTCTTGCGCATATCGATCTCGCCTGTCCTGTGGCGCATATCTGGTTTTTGAAGTCGTTGCCGTCACGGATCGGCACCTTGCTGGATATGACCCTGAAGGAACTGGAAAAGGTTCTTTATTTCGAGGCTTACGTTGTTCTTGATAAAGGCGACAGTCAGCTGGAAGTTGGTCAGATTCTCACGGAAGACAAGTACCGTGAGCTGATGGACGAGTTTGCCGGTCAGTTTACCGCCAGTATGGGTGCTGAGGCGGTACGTGAGTTGTTGGCTGCACTGGATCTTGAGGAAATTGCAGAAGAGTTGCGCGTCGAAATGCGTGAGTCTTCCAGTGAGGCCAAGCGTAAGAAAGTTGCCAAGCGCCTCAAGGTGCTCAATGCGTTTACCCGTAGTGGTAATCGCCCTGAGTGGATGATTCTCGAAACCATCCCGGTGTTGCCGCCGGAGTTACGTCCGCTGGTGCCTCTCGATGGCGGTCGCTTTGCCACCTCCGACTTGAATGACCTGTATCGCCGGGTGATCAACCGTAATAACCGTCTGAAGCGTCTGATGGAGTTGCGTGCTCCTGAAGTCATTATCCGAAATGAAAAGCGGATGCTGCAGGAAGCTGTCGACGCGTTGTTTGATAACGGCCGCCGTGGTCGCGCTATTACAGGTCCGAATAAGCGTCCTCTCAAGTCGCTCTCGGATATGCTCAAAGGTAAAGGCGGTCGCTTCCGTCAGAACCTGCTGGGTAAACGTGTCGATTACTCTGGTCGTTCAGTTATCGTTGTCGGTCCTGAATTGAAATTGCACCAGTGCGGCCTGCCGAAGAAGATGGCTTTAGAGTTGTTTAAGCCGTTTATCTACAACAAGCTTGAAGAGCGTGGCTTCTGTACGACGATCAAGAGTGCTAAAAAGCTGGTTGAGAAAGAAAAGGGCGAAGTCTGGGACGTTCTGGAAGAAGTCATTAAAGAACATCCGGTCATGCTGAACCGTGCTCCGACCTTGCACCGCCTCGGTATCCAAGCGTTTGAGCCGGTTTTGGTCGAAGGTAAGGCCATTCAGCTACACCCGTTGGTTTGTACCGCCTTTAACGCCGACTTTGATGGTGACCAGATGGCGGTTCATTTGCCTTTGTCCATCGAAAGTCAGATTGAAGCCCGTGTACTGATGATGTCGACCAATAATATCTTGTCACCGGCAAACGGTAAGCCAATTATCGTTCCGTCTCAGGATATGATTCTTGGCATCTACTATATGTCACGTATCCGGCCTTTTGTTCAGGGTTCTGGAAAGATTTTTTCCTCGGAAAGTGAAGTACGCATCGCCTATGATTCCGGTGAAGTCGATCTTCAGGCTGGAGTAAAAGTGCGGATGTGCCGTGCTGATGGTTCGGATCCTGAGCTGATTGAAACGTCTGTCGGTCGTGTGCTGCTGCGCGAGGTTGTGCCGCGGGTGATCCCTTTTGATTATATTAATAAGGTCATGACCAAGAAGCAGGTTGCTGAACTTGTTGATGCAAGCTTCCGTCTGGCAGGCAATAAGGAAACCGTTATCCTGGCGGACCGTCTCAAGCAGACCGGTTACCGTTTCTCGACGATTGCGGGCATCTCCATTTGTCTTGACAACATGGTGGTTCCTGAATCTAAGCAGGATTACATTGATGCTGCGGTTGCTGAAGTGACGGAAATTCAGAATCAGTACACCGAGGGTTTGATTACTGACGGCGAGCGCTACAACAAGGTCGTCGATATCTGGGCCAAGTGTACCGAGGATATCGCGTCAACCATGTTGGGAGATCTGTCTGTAGATCGTTTTGAGTCCGAATCCGGTGAAACGGTTGATGCCTCTTCCTTCAATGCCATTCACATGATGGCCGATTCCGGTGCTCGTGGTAGTGCTCAGCAGATTCGTCAGTTGGCAGGTATGCGTGGTTTGATGGCTAAGCCGTCCGGTGAGATCATCGAAACACCGATTACCGCGAACTTCCGAGAAGGCCTGACCGTGCTGCAGTACTTCATTTCGACTCACGGCGCACGTAAAGGTCTGGCGGATACTGCCCTCAAAACTGCGAACTCTGGATACCTCACCCGTCGTCTGGTTGACGTTGCTCAGGATGCTATTATCACGGAAAAAGATTGTGGCACCATTGACGGTATCCTTGTCAGTTCTCTGACTGAGGGTGGCGAAGTGATCGAGTCTCTTGGTGATCGTATCCTGGGCCGTGCTGCTCTCGAGGATGTTTGCGATCCGGTGACCGGTGATTTGATCGTCGCGGCTAATCAGGAAATAGACGAAACCCTGGTGAATAAGATTGAGCAGGCCGGGATTGAGAAACTCTACATCCGTTCGGTCTTGACCTGCAAGAGTCGTCATGGGATCTGCGCCACTTGTTATGGTCGTGATCTGGCTCGTGGCCACATGGTTAACCTTGGCGAAGCTGTCGGTGTTATTGCCGCTCAATCCATTGGTGAGCCTGGAACCCAGCTGACCATGCGGACCTTCCACATCGGTGGTACAGCCTCGCGTCGTGCTGAGCAGACCTCCCTTGAGGCTCGCTTTGACGGCGAGTTGCAGTTCAGCAACCTGAAAACCGTCGTCGACCGTGAAGGTCATCACGTTGTCATGAGTCGTAATGGTGAAATTGTCATTGTCGATGAAACTGGTCGTGAGCGTGAACGCCATGCGCTTGTTTACGGTTCACGGGTCATGTACGATCCCGGCACGAAAATCACTGCCGGTGCGTTGCTTGCTGAGTGGGACCCGTACACCATGCCGATTCTCACTGAAGTTGGTGGTCGCGTCCACTTTGGTGACGTGATCAGTGGTGTGACGATGGACGAAAAAGTCGATGATGTTACCGGCCTGTCGCGTAAGGTTATCATTGAGTCCAAGGCAACAGACAAGCGTCCCCGACTGACCCTGAAAGATGAAGATGGTCGCTCAGTGAAGCTGCCCAATGGTCTGGCTGCCCGCTATATGTTGCCGGTAGGAGCCAATATTATCATCCCAGAGGATGAACTGGTCCAAGCTGGTGATGTCTTGGCGAAGATTCCTCGCGAGACCACCAAAACCAAGGATATCACCGGTGGTCTGCCACGTGTTGCAGAGCTGTTTGAGGCACGTAAGCCCAAAGAGTTTGCCGTCCTCACTGAGATTGATGGTGTTGTAACCTTTGGTAAGGACTCCAAGGGCAAGCGTAAGGTTGTCGTGACTCCCGAAGTGGGTGAGCCGATTGAATATTTGATCCCCAAGGGCAAGCATATTAATGTGCACGAAGGCGACAACGTCTTGGCGGGCGAACCCTTGATGGACGGTCCTCGCAATCCGCACGATATTTTGCGCGTTCTCGGTGAAAAAGAGTTGGCCAAGTATCTGGTTGACGAGGTTCAGGAGGTCTACCGCTTGCAGGGTGTTGCCATCAACGACAAACACATTGAGACGATTGTTCGTCAGATGTTGCGTCGTGTCCGCATTATCGAAGTGGGGGATACCGACTTTCTGCTCGATGACCAAGTGTCGCGTGTTGACTTTGAAATTGAAAACGACCGCATCATGGAGCAAGATGGCCAGCCGGCGGTTGGTGAGCCGATTATGCTGGGCATCACCAAAGCTTCCCTGTCAACAGAGTCGTTCATTTCAGCGGCATCGTTCCAAGAAACCACCAAGGTTCTTACCCAAGCCTCGATTGAAGGTAAGGTCGATCATTTACGTGGTTTGAAAGAGAATGTCATCATGGGACGCCTGATTCCGGCAGGTACCGGCATTGTCAAATACCGCAGTGCGACGTTGATGACGCCGGAGCCGGAAGAAGAAGTGGTCAATGTTGAGGAGGAGACGACTGAAGACACTGTTCCTGTCGAAGAAGTTTCTGAGTAA
- the rpsL gene encoding 30S ribosomal protein S12, whose product MPTINQLIRNGRKRKEKKSTAPALKSNPQRRGVCTRVYTTTPKKPNSALRKVARVRLTNGIVVTSYIPGVGHNLQEHSVVLVRGGRVKDLPGVRYHIVRGSLDLAGVQGRMQGRSKYGAKRPK is encoded by the coding sequence ATGCCGACAATTAATCAGCTGATCCGTAATGGACGCAAGAGAAAAGAGAAAAAGTCGACAGCGCCTGCGCTTAAATCAAATCCGCAGCGGCGCGGTGTATGTACGCGTGTATATACTACGACCCCGAAGAAGCCGAACTCGGCTTTGAGGAAGGTCGCTCGTGTGCGTCTTACGAATGGCATCGTTGTCACCTCGTATATTCCTGGCGTTGGTCATAACCTCCAGGAGCACTCCGTTGTTCTGGTGCGTGGCGGCCGTGTTAAGGACTTGCCTGGTGTTCGTTACCATATCGTTCGCGGTTCTCTCGACCTCGCTGGTGTTCAGGGTCGTATGCAGGGTCGTTCCAAGTATGGTGCTAAGCGTCCTAAGTAG
- the rpsG gene encoding 30S ribosomal protein S7 gives MPRRREVAKRIVLADPKYNDRLVTKFVNSLMLGGKKSVAEKIVYGAFDLVAERSGEDPVDVFKKAFENVRPMLEVKSRRVGGSTYQVPVEVRPDRRNALVIRWVLAASRGRGEKTMCERLAAELLDAANNRGASVKKKEDTHRMAEANKAFAHYRW, from the coding sequence ATGCCTAGAAGAAGAGAAGTTGCAAAGCGGATCGTTCTTGCGGATCCTAAATATAATGACCGGTTGGTGACTAAGTTTGTCAACAGTCTGATGTTAGGTGGTAAGAAAAGTGTTGCTGAGAAGATTGTTTACGGCGCGTTTGATTTGGTCGCTGAGCGTAGTGGTGAGGATCCTGTAGATGTCTTTAAGAAGGCATTTGAGAATGTTCGTCCTATGCTTGAGGTTAAATCTCGTCGTGTCGGCGGTTCAACTTACCAGGTGCCTGTTGAGGTGCGTCCTGATCGCCGTAATGCCTTGGTTATTCGTTGGGTGTTGGCAGCGTCTCGTGGTCGTGGTGAAAAGACCATGTGTGAGCGTCTGGCGGCAGAGCTTCTTGATGCAGCCAATAATCGTGGTGCATCGGTGAAGAAGAAGGAAGATACGCATCGGATGGCAGAGGCGAATAAAGCTTTTGCTCATTATCGCTGGTAA
- the fusA gene encoding elongation factor G, whose product MGRKVSLANTRNIGIMAHIDAGKTTTTERILYYTGVSHKIGEVHDGAATMDWMEQEQERGITITSAATTCFWKENRINIIDTPGHVDFTIEVERSLRVLDGSVAVFCSVGGVEPQSETVWRQADKYGVPRLAFVNKMDRIGADFQRGVSMMKDRLGANPVPLQLPIGKEDYFKGVVDLVEMKAFIWDDESLGANFDEVEIPAEMADDVEAAREAMLEELCTYDEELMEKYLGGEELTVAEIKSAIRTATIDLHINPVLCGSAFKNKGVQHLLDAVVDYMPCPTDVPAIEGVDPKGNEITRPADDEGPFAALAFKIMTDPFVGQLSFFRVYSGVAEAGSSVLNSTKGKKERLGRILKMHANKREEIKQVYSGDIAAAVGLKYTTTGDTLCDSDGECLLEAMEFPDPVIHIAVEPKTKSDQEKMGVALGKLLAEDPSLGVRTDEETGQTILSGMGELHLEVIIDRLKREFKVEANVGAPQVAYRESITKSVEVQGKFVRQSGGRGQYGDCWLRIEPQEPGAGFEFVDAIKGGVIPREYIPAVGKGAEEASQNGVIAGFPIVDVKVTVYDGSYHDVDSSEMAFKIAGSMGFKEGAAKAGPALLEPMMAVEVVVPEEYMGDVIGDLNSRRGKVQGMDSRGSAQVISAHVPLASMFGYATELRSMTQGRATYTMVFDHYDQVPKAISEEIIAKVKG is encoded by the coding sequence GTGGGACGCAAAGTATCTCTTGCTAATACACGTAATATCGGCATCATGGCGCATATTGATGCAGGTAAGACGACAACAACTGAGCGTATCCTGTACTATACAGGTGTCTCTCATAAAATCGGTGAAGTCCATGATGGAGCAGCGACCATGGACTGGATGGAACAGGAGCAGGAGCGCGGAATTACTATTACCTCAGCTGCTACCACCTGTTTTTGGAAAGAAAATCGCATAAACATTATTGATACCCCGGGTCATGTTGACTTTACGATCGAGGTTGAGCGCTCTCTGCGTGTTCTCGATGGTTCGGTTGCTGTCTTCTGTTCTGTTGGTGGCGTAGAGCCTCAATCTGAAACAGTATGGCGTCAGGCTGACAAGTATGGGGTTCCCCGTTTGGCGTTTGTCAACAAGATGGATCGTATTGGTGCTGACTTTCAGCGTGGCGTCTCTATGATGAAAGATCGTCTTGGCGCAAATCCTGTACCGCTCCAGCTGCCTATTGGTAAAGAAGATTACTTCAAGGGTGTTGTTGACCTTGTCGAGATGAAGGCGTTTATCTGGGACGATGAGTCTCTTGGTGCCAATTTCGACGAGGTGGAGATTCCTGCGGAGATGGCGGACGATGTTGAGGCGGCTCGTGAAGCGATGCTGGAAGAGCTGTGTACGTACGATGAAGAGTTGATGGAGAAATATCTTGGTGGCGAGGAGCTGACTGTTGCTGAGATAAAGTCCGCGATTCGTACGGCAACCATTGATCTGCATATCAACCCTGTTTTGTGTGGCAGTGCATTTAAGAACAAAGGTGTTCAGCATTTGCTGGACGCGGTTGTTGATTACATGCCGTGCCCGACCGACGTTCCGGCGATTGAGGGCGTTGATCCTAAAGGGAATGAAATTACTCGTCCTGCCGACGATGAGGGTCCGTTTGCGGCTCTGGCCTTTAAAATTATGACCGACCCGTTTGTAGGTCAGTTGTCCTTTTTCCGTGTTTATTCCGGCGTTGCTGAGGCGGGTTCATCTGTGTTGAACTCCACCAAAGGTAAGAAAGAGCGTCTGGGCCGAATCTTGAAGATGCACGCGAACAAGCGTGAAGAGATTAAACAAGTCTACTCTGGTGATATTGCGGCTGCGGTAGGTCTGAAATACACCACGACTGGTGATACACTGTGTGATTCTGATGGCGAGTGTCTTCTCGAAGCCATGGAATTCCCGGATCCGGTTATTCATATCGCGGTTGAGCCGAAAACCAAGAGCGACCAGGAAAAAATGGGTGTTGCTCTGGGTAAGCTGTTGGCGGAAGACCCCTCTCTTGGGGTGCGTACTGATGAAGAAACTGGTCAAACCATTCTCTCCGGCATGGGTGAGCTTCACCTTGAGGTTATTATTGATCGCCTGAAGCGTGAGTTTAAGGTCGAAGCAAATGTCGGTGCGCCTCAGGTTGCTTACCGCGAGTCGATCACCAAATCTGTTGAAGTTCAAGGTAAGTTTGTCCGTCAGTCCGGTGGTCGTGGTCAGTATGGTGATTGCTGGTTGCGAATTGAGCCACAGGAACCCGGTGCTGGTTTTGAGTTTGTTGATGCCATCAAAGGTGGTGTTATTCCTCGTGAGTATATCCCGGCCGTTGGCAAGGGTGCTGAGGAAGCGTCTCAAAATGGTGTTATCGCTGGGTTCCCTATTGTTGATGTCAAGGTTACTGTTTATGACGGTTCTTACCATGATGTTGACTCCAGTGAAATGGCGTTTAAAATTGCCGGTTCAATGGGCTTTAAAGAGGGTGCGGCTAAGGCTGGACCGGCTCTGCTTGAGCCGATGATGGCTGTCGAGGTTGTTGTCCCTGAAGAGTATATGGGTGACGTTATCGGCGATCTGAACAGTCGTCGCGGCAAGGTTCAGGGGATGGATTCCCGTGGTAGTGCTCAAGTTATCAGTGCCCACGTTCCTCTGGCCAGTATGTTTGGTTATGCTACCGAACTGCGTAGTATGACGCAGGGTCGTGCAACTTATACGATGGTGTTTGACCACTATGATCAAGTGCCTAAAGCGATTTCTGAAGAGATTATCGCCAAAGTGAAAGGCTAA
- the tuf gene encoding elongation factor Tu, with protein MAKEKFERTKPHVNIGTIGHVDHGKTTLTAAITKVMAGLGQAEARAFDQIDNAPEERERGITIATAHVEYETETRHYAHVDCPGHADYVKNMITGAAQMDGAILVVSAADGPMPQTREHILLARQVGVPAIVVFLNKADMVDDEELMELVELEVRELLSAYDFPGDDLPIVAGSALKALEAEQGAPEEQCIIELMNEVDGYVPEPERAIDQPFLMPVEDVFSISGRGTVATGRVESGIIKVGEEIEIVGMKDTTKTTVTGVEMFRKLLDQGQAGDNVGLLLRGVKREDIERGQVLAKPGSITPHTKFKAEAYILTKEEGGRHTPFFKGYRPQFYFRTTDVTGVVELPEGVEMVMPGDNIAMTVEMITPIAMDKELRFAIREGGRTVGAGVVSEIIE; from the coding sequence ATGGCAAAGGAAAAATTTGAAAGAACAAAGCCCCATGTCAACATCGGTACGATTGGCCACGTTGACCATGGGAAGACGACACTGACTGCGGCAATCACCAAGGTAATGGCTGGTCTCGGTCAGGCGGAAGCCCGCGCATTTGATCAAATTGACAACGCTCCTGAAGAGCGTGAGCGTGGTATCACCATCGCAACGGCTCACGTTGAGTATGAGACGGAAACTCGTCACTATGCTCACGTTGACTGCCCTGGTCATGCTGACTACGTAAAGAATATGATTACCGGTGCAGCACAGATGGACGGTGCTATTCTGGTTGTTTCCGCAGCGGACGGCCCCATGCCTCAGACCCGTGAGCACATCCTGCTCGCCCGTCAGGTTGGTGTTCCTGCCATTGTCGTATTCCTGAACAAGGCCGACATGGTTGACGACGAAGAGCTGATGGAATTGGTAGAGCTGGAAGTTCGCGAACTGCTGTCCGCTTATGACTTCCCCGGTGATGACCTGCCTATCGTTGCAGGTTCCGCCCTTAAAGCTCTCGAAGCAGAACAGGGTGCCCCTGAAGAACAATGCATCATCGAGCTGATGAATGAGGTTGATGGCTATGTACCCGAGCCTGAGCGTGCCATCGATCAACCCTTTTTGATGCCTGTAGAAGACGTGTTCTCCATTTCCGGTCGTGGTACAGTTGCTACCGGTCGTGTTGAGAGCGGCATCATCAAAGTCGGTGAGGAGATTGAAATTGTTGGTATGAAAGATACCACCAAGACAACCGTCACCGGTGTTGAGATGTTCCGCAAGCTGCTCGATCAAGGTCAGGCAGGCGACAACGTTGGTCTGCTGCTGCGCGGCGTAAAACGTGAAGATATCGAGCGTGGTCAAGTTCTGGCCAAGCCCGGCAGCATCACTCCTCACACCAAGTTCAAAGCCGAAGCCTACATCCTGACCAAAGAAGAGGGTGGTCGTCATACACCGTTCTTCAAAGGCTATCGTCCTCAGTTCTACTTCCGCACCACTGACGTCACCGGTGTTGTAGAGCTGCCTGAAGGTGTTGAGATGGTAATGCCTGGCGATAACATCGCCATGACCGTCGAAATGATCACCCCGATCGCCATGGACAAAGAGCTGCGCTTCGCGATTCGCGAAGGTGGCCGTACTGTCGGCGCCGGTGTTGTTAGTGAAATTATTGAGTAA
- the rpsJ gene encoding 30S ribosomal protein S10 has product MSSQKIRIRLKAYDHKLLDMAVNEIVDTVKRTGSHLAGPIPLPTVINKYCVLRGPHVNKKSREQFEIRTHKRLLDILDPTQQTVDALMKLDLSAGVFVEIKL; this is encoded by the coding sequence ATGTCCAGCCAGAAAATAAGAATTCGCCTGAAGGCGTACGATCATAAACTGCTTGATATGGCAGTGAATGAAATTGTTGATACGGTTAAGCGGACGGGGTCCCATCTTGCTGGCCCTATTCCTCTGCCGACGGTGATCAACAAATATTGTGTTCTGCGTGGTCCCCACGTTAACAAGAAGAGCCGTGAGCAGTTTGAGATCCGCACGCATAAGCGGCTGTTGGATATTCTCGACCCTACACAGCAGACAGTGGATGCTCTGATGAAGCTTGACCTTTCAGCAGGTGTCTTTGTTGAAATCAAGCTGTAG
- the rplC gene encoding 50S ribosomal protein L3, whose translation MVNGILGKKLGMTQIFTESGMRIPVTVIEAGPCTVVQKKVVDTDGYDAVQLGFGEQKAHRINKPKMGHFKKAGKGVFASLREMDGEIAELEVGSEIVCGDVFSAGDFVDVMGTSKGKGFQGVMKRWNFSGGRSTHGSKFHRAPGAIGCSAWPSRVFKGKKMAGQMGNERVTIQNLEIVDVRADQNLILVKGAIPGPKNGLVTIRKAIKA comes from the coding sequence ATGGTTAACGGAATTCTGGGAAAAAAACTGGGCATGACCCAGATATTTACCGAAAGCGGTATGCGCATCCCTGTGACGGTTATTGAGGCTGGTCCTTGCACAGTTGTGCAAAAGAAAGTCGTCGATACTGATGGTTATGATGCCGTACAGCTCGGTTTTGGCGAACAGAAGGCCCATCGGATCAATAAGCCAAAAATGGGGCATTTCAAAAAAGCCGGTAAAGGTGTTTTTGCCTCCCTTCGTGAGATGGATGGTGAGATCGCTGAGCTGGAAGTTGGTTCTGAGATCGTTTGTGGCGATGTTTTTTCTGCCGGAGATTTTGTCGATGTTATGGGAACCAGTAAGGGTAAAGGTTTTCAGGGCGTCATGAAGCGTTGGAACTTTTCTGGTGGTCGTAGTACGCACGGCTCTAAGTTTCATCGTGCTCCCGGTGCGATTGGTTGCAGTGCTTGGCCTTCTCGCGTATTTAAGGGCAAGAAAATGGCGGGCCAGATGGGCAACGAGCGTGTCACGATTCAGAATCTGGAAATCGTGGATGTTCGCGCTGATCAGAACCTGATCTTGGTAAAGGGTGCAATCCCCGGCCCTAAAAACGGTCTGGTAACGATCCGTAAAGCCATTAAGGCTTAA
- the rplD gene encoding 50S ribosomal protein L4, translating into MAKVTVYDMQKNQVSERELNEVVFDAEVRPYLVHDMVRYQLAARRQGTSACKTRAAVAGGGKKPFKQKGTGNARQGTVTAPNHVGGGVAFGPTPRNYAFKLNRKVKKLALCSALSSRFQEQKLTVLSELKLDSISTKSFKQVVDRFELKDALVVIDAANPEVELSARNLRNVKVLRADGVNVYDVMKYSNLVLTEGAVEQLEGALA; encoded by the coding sequence ATGGCAAAAGTAACTGTTTATGATATGCAAAAAAACCAGGTTTCAGAGCGCGAACTGAATGAGGTCGTTTTTGACGCCGAAGTTCGCCCTTATCTGGTGCATGACATGGTTCGATATCAACTTGCTGCACGACGTCAGGGTACGTCTGCGTGTAAAACCCGTGCTGCTGTAGCCGGTGGTGGCAAGAAGCCGTTTAAGCAGAAGGGTACCGGCAATGCACGTCAAGGTACCGTTACTGCCCCTAACCATGTTGGTGGTGGTGTGGCTTTTGGTCCGACTCCGCGTAATTACGCGTTCAAGTTGAATCGCAAGGTAAAAAAGCTGGCTCTGTGTTCAGCACTGTCGTCCCGTTTTCAGGAACAGAAGCTGACGGTACTCTCAGAGCTGAAGCTAGATTCAATCAGCACAAAAAGTTTCAAGCAGGTTGTGGATCGCTTTGAGCTTAAGGATGCACTCGTTGTGATTGATGCAGCGAATCCTGAAGTTGAACTTTCGGCACGTAATCTTCGTAACGTTAAGGTGTTGCGCGCTGATGGAGTCAATGTTTATGACGTGATGAAGTACTCCAACCTGGTTTTGACCGAAGGCGCTGTAGAGCAGCTGGAAGGAGCGTTGGCGTAA
- a CDS encoding 50S ribosomal protein L23 gives MKPLHHIIKKPLVTEKTAIQKEEGRVVVFEVAKDANKIEIKQAVEKAFDVKVDDVNTMIVAGKVKRVGRQFGKRPNRKKAYVTLAEGSNIDFFGV, from the coding sequence ATGAAACCTTTACATCACATTATTAAAAAACCGCTGGTTACTGAGAAAACTGCGATCCAGAAAGAGGAAGGTCGCGTGGTTGTATTCGAGGTAGCTAAAGATGCAAACAAGATTGAAATCAAACAGGCTGTGGAAAAAGCTTTCGACGTCAAGGTTGATGATGTCAATACGATGATCGTTGCCGGCAAGGTGAAACGTGTCGGTCGTCAGTTTGGCAAGCGTCCTAATCGGAAGAAAGCATATGTAACTCTCGCTGAAGGCAGCAACATCGACTTCTTCGGCGTGTGA